The Lentzea guizhouensis genome contains a region encoding:
- a CDS encoding ATP-binding protein: MGDGTRNNFRGDAKIVVQAEAIYSGAILDLPRSNPSAVLSLPRATAAFTGRSEELAVLLATAGELYERCVVAVHAIDGMAGIGKTAFAIHAAHRLADQFPDAQLFLRLHAHTPGRRAVEPVDALGSLLTAIGVAAQNVPAGVDARAAMWRSQMAGKRALIVLDDASGHQQVEPLLPSTSGCLVLVTSRRRLAALETSLSMALDTLPVDEATRLFFRLSGCAVDDVSVEAVARIVGMCGYLPLAIALLAGRLRHRPSWSVGDLADSLSATRNRLSELRAEDLAVASAFELSYRDLSPARQRFFISLGLHPGSEMDAWTAAALAGISAVDAREHLEGLYDDHLLDEPSRGRYRMHDLVREYSRSLEESDGSVDRDAALGRLVDYYDVAAAKADGFITAEITREAPKAAADALDPQVEFAHLTTRVEAWDWMRNEYANILACVERIAVSPSSELGVVMRLAASLATFFVAVGPWDRAIELHESAALVAEKCGDRLAVAQALHRIGRLQWLTGHYPESISNLKTAAAIYGELHHRLGQVRALVQLGGALRQADEYAKAANSYLDALKICRSAGNRLDEAAALNGLGIIRFVQGRLVLAVESHQQALEIFRSLGDRLGQADARNELGVVKRVMGENVESIEHHEMALAVYRDLNDGYHDAFTLNNLGTAWRMAGLYEKSMRLHNEAIGVSRRLGDRVGLAVGFGELAASLRMTGHLETAVDMNARALELFRSIGHRLGVAQTLNEKGSILLALDQAGEAVQLHEQALEISRTVGAPLEEARALEGAGRCAASLGQVDLASVQLRRAMDLYERIGAAETATLAYESLGPGDLA; encoded by the coding sequence GTGGGAGATGGCACGCGCAACAACTTCCGTGGTGATGCAAAGATCGTGGTCCAAGCTGAGGCAATTTACAGTGGGGCAATTTTAGATCTACCGCGCAGCAATCCGTCGGCTGTTCTGTCGCTGCCGCGAGCGACGGCTGCGTTCACGGGGCGAAGTGAAGAGCTTGCCGTTCTGCTGGCAACAGCAGGCGAGCTTTACGAAAGATGCGTCGTTGCTGTTCACGCCATCGACGGCATGGCCGGAATCGGAAAGACTGCCTTCGCCATTCATGCGGCTCATCGGCTTGCAGATCAGTTTCCGGATGCGCAGCTGTTTCTCAGGTTGCACGCGCACACCCCAGGTCGTCGCGCTGTTGAGCCGGTGGACGCACTCGGCTCATTGCTCACCGCGATCGGAGTTGCTGCGCAGAACGTGCCCGCAGGTGTGGACGCGCGGGCTGCGATGTGGCGCAGTCAAATGGCGGGTAAGCGAGCATTGATCGTGCTGGACGACGCAAGTGGACATCAGCAGGTCGAGCCACTGCTGCCATCGACCTCGGGCTGTCTGGTGCTTGTCACCAGCAGACGTCGTCTAGCCGCCTTGGAAACGTCGCTGTCAATGGCACTGGACACACTTCCTGTCGATGAGGCGACCCGTCTCTTTTTTCGTCTTTCGGGTTGTGCTGTTGATGATGTGAGTGTTGAGGCTGTCGCTCGTATCGTCGGGATGTGCGGGTATCTGCCACTCGCCATCGCACTTCTGGCGGGGAGGCTCCGTCATCGTCCGTCGTGGAGCGTTGGGGACCTTGCGGACAGTCTGAGCGCCACCCGAAATCGGCTGAGTGAGCTCCGGGCTGAAGACCTTGCTGTGGCATCTGCGTTCGAACTGTCCTACCGGGACTTGAGTCCGGCGCGCCAGAGGTTCTTCATCTCGCTTGGTCTGCATCCTGGATCGGAGATGGATGCGTGGACTGCGGCAGCCCTTGCAGGCATCTCTGCCGTCGACGCCCGCGAACACCTCGAAGGGCTCTACGACGACCATCTCCTCGATGAGCCGTCACGCGGCCGGTATCGAATGCACGACCTGGTGCGGGAGTACTCGAGAAGCCTGGAGGAGTCGGACGGCTCGGTCGATCGCGATGCTGCTCTGGGACGACTTGTCGATTACTACGACGTGGCCGCTGCGAAAGCGGACGGTTTCATCACCGCAGAAATAACCAGGGAGGCGCCGAAGGCGGCAGCGGATGCGCTTGACCCCCAAGTGGAGTTCGCCCACCTGACCACCCGGGTTGAGGCTTGGGACTGGATGCGGAACGAGTACGCCAACATCCTGGCGTGCGTCGAACGGATCGCGGTCAGTCCATCGTCAGAGCTCGGTGTCGTGATGAGGTTGGCAGCCAGCCTGGCGACGTTCTTCGTTGCTGTCGGCCCTTGGGATCGGGCGATCGAGCTCCACGAATCCGCCGCTCTTGTTGCTGAGAAGTGTGGAGATCGTCTTGCTGTTGCCCAAGCGCTGCACCGCATCGGGCGGCTGCAATGGCTCACCGGTCACTATCCGGAATCCATAAGCAACCTGAAGACGGCTGCTGCGATCTACGGCGAGCTTCATCACCGGCTGGGGCAGGTACGGGCCCTCGTTCAGCTTGGTGGCGCGTTGCGGCAGGCCGATGAGTACGCCAAAGCGGCGAACTCCTATCTTGATGCCTTGAAGATTTGTCGGTCTGCAGGAAACAGACTGGATGAAGCTGCGGCGTTGAACGGGCTCGGTATCATCAGGTTCGTTCAAGGTCGCCTCGTCCTGGCCGTCGAGTCACATCAACAAGCGCTGGAGATATTCCGCTCACTCGGCGATCGCCTTGGTCAGGCCGACGCGCGCAACGAGCTCGGTGTGGTGAAACGCGTGATGGGTGAGAATGTCGAATCCATTGAGCATCACGAGATGGCGCTGGCGGTATATCGAGACCTGAATGACGGGTATCACGACGCTTTCACTCTGAACAATCTCGGAACGGCTTGGCGCATGGCCGGGCTCTATGAGAAATCAATGAGACTGCACAACGAGGCCATTGGAGTATCCCGACGTCTGGGTGATCGGGTGGGTCTTGCGGTTGGCTTCGGAGAGCTGGCCGCATCTCTTCGGATGACCGGTCATCTTGAGACAGCTGTCGACATGAACGCGCGGGCGCTCGAACTCTTCCGTTCGATCGGTCACAGGCTCGGGGTTGCCCAAACTTTGAACGAGAAGGGATCGATTCTGCTTGCCCTGGACCAGGCTGGTGAAGCCGTCCAGCTGCATGAGCAGGCGCTGGAAATCTCACGAACAGTGGGAGCGCCGCTCGAAGAGGCGCGTGCCCTGGAAGGAGCAGGTCGTTGCGCCGCCAGTCTTGGACAGGTTGATCTTGCCTCTGTGCAGCTCCGGCGCGCTATGGACCTCTACGAGCGGATCGGAGCCGCTGAAACCGCGACTCTCGCGTACGAGAGCCTCGGACCTGGAGATCTTGCATGA
- a CDS encoding DMT family transporter: MLYLYLAAAIVAEIAATVSLKLSEGFTKPWPSVVVVVGYAIAFTALSRALKSGMPVGVAYAVWSAIGVAAVAVIGWKFLGETLNPTMVVGLALIIGGVVTLELGRTH; this comes from the coding sequence GTGCTGTACCTGTATCTCGCTGCGGCGATCGTCGCGGAGATCGCCGCCACCGTCTCCCTCAAGCTCTCCGAAGGCTTCACCAAACCGTGGCCTTCGGTTGTTGTCGTCGTCGGCTATGCGATCGCCTTTACAGCGCTCTCACGCGCGTTGAAGTCGGGTATGCCCGTAGGGGTCGCGTACGCCGTGTGGTCCGCCATCGGTGTCGCAGCCGTGGCGGTCATCGGCTGGAAGTTCCTCGGTGAGACGCTCAACCCCACGATGGTCGTCGGGTTGGCCCTGATCATCGGAGGCGTGGTGACCCTCGAGCTCGGGAGGACGCACTGA
- a CDS encoding phage holin family protein, which translates to MGILVHVLLTAVAVWVSTALPGIDLGEGSTGSRILTLLGVAVIFGLVNAVVKPLVKFFGCLFYLLTLGLIGLVVNALLFMLTGWLAEQLDLPFRVDGFWPAFWGAIIVALAGWLLNVVYDKVTDKD; encoded by the coding sequence ATGGGCATCTTGGTGCATGTGCTGCTGACCGCCGTGGCGGTCTGGGTCTCGACGGCCCTCCCCGGCATCGATCTGGGCGAAGGCAGCACCGGATCGCGAATCCTCACGCTGCTCGGCGTCGCGGTGATCTTCGGCCTGGTGAACGCGGTCGTGAAGCCGCTCGTGAAGTTCTTCGGCTGCCTGTTCTACCTGCTGACGCTCGGCCTGATCGGGCTGGTGGTGAACGCGCTGCTGTTCATGCTCACCGGCTGGCTGGCCGAACAGCTCGACCTGCCGTTCCGCGTGGACGGGTTCTGGCCGGCGTTCTGGGGCGCGATCATCGTCGCGCTGGCCGGGTGGCTGCTGAACGTCGTCTACGACAAGGTCACCGACAAGGACTGA
- a CDS encoding MarR family winged helix-turn-helix transcriptional regulator, with product MGERGADDTDTEVESWRAVVPAIDPVVEGVVDRVHQISKYLDFLATEIAAPHGLNRADYEILARLFWIGPPHRLTPKQLANGTLSPATTITSRLDRLEKAGLVSRELDPSDRRSLPATLTDAGREIFLQIVAGQAARERELFTALPSADLEHLRELLKQVMEVFAGELGPARRRTTLALDGKQ from the coding sequence ATGGGCGAGCGTGGTGCGGACGACACCGACACCGAGGTCGAGTCGTGGAGGGCCGTGGTTCCGGCGATCGATCCGGTGGTCGAGGGAGTCGTCGACCGGGTGCACCAGATCAGCAAGTACCTCGACTTCCTCGCGACCGAGATCGCCGCGCCGCACGGGTTGAACCGCGCCGACTACGAGATCCTGGCCCGCTTGTTCTGGATCGGGCCACCGCACCGGCTCACGCCCAAGCAGCTCGCGAACGGCACGCTCAGCCCCGCCACCACGATCACCAGCCGCCTCGACCGCCTGGAGAAGGCCGGTCTGGTCAGCCGTGAGCTCGACCCGAGCGACCGCCGCTCGTTGCCCGCCACGCTGACCGACGCGGGCCGCGAGATCTTCCTGCAGATCGTCGCCGGACAGGCCGCACGCGAGCGGGAGCTCTTCACCGCGTTGCCCAGCGCCGACCTGGAACACCTGCGCGAGCTGTTGAAGCAGGTCATGGAGGTCTTCGCGGGTGAGCTCGGGCCCGCCCGCCGGCGCACCACGCTGGCGCTCGACGGCAAGCAATGA
- a CDS encoding (Fe-S)-binding protein, whose product MTLQLVLGLVAVVVSVVAWGVFVAGVWKMIKIIRLGQPDGTRTGPFWPRLKTLVVEFVAHTRMAKFRSVAPWHWMVMWGFLIGSAVLFEAYGEVFDPRFHWPVIGTWSLWLLLVELLGLGTVVGGVALAVIRQRNHPRRADRVSRFAGSSFRSAYFVEAVVIIEGLGILLVKAFKQSSGLESAPLWTSFVTQPLASLLPAAPIWVSVMALVKLLSGMIWLVVVGRNLTMGIAWHRFSAFFNIYFKREDDGGVALGALKPMMSGGKVLDLEEADPDKDVFGVGKVEDFSWKGWLDFSTCTECGRCQSQCPAWNTGKPLSPKMVITQLRDHAFAKAPYLLAGGSRDMAGDEVGLTEDKYEDYKKRLESIDVLAMAESERPLVGGPDELGVIDPEVLWSCTTCGACVEQCPVDIEHVDHIVDMRRYQVLIESNFPTELGGMFKNLENKGNPWGQNAKDRLAWTEGLDFEVPVFEGELGDAEYLFWVGCAGAFEDRAKKTTRAVAELLHTAGVKYTVLGPEETCTGDPARRAGNEFLFQMLAQQNVEVLNAVFEDRPAGQRKIVVTCAHCFNTLANEYPQVGGTYEVVHHTQLLNKLVRERRLVPVAPVTEDVTYHDPCYLGRHNKVYEAPRELIGASGAKLREMPRHEERSMCCGAGGARMWMEERIGKRINLDRVDEALGTAPSKIATGCPFCRVMLTDGVTARQSDGQAGAHVEVVDVAQMLLESVRRGTEKADTPTDEVPTGTPLPDEDKSKV is encoded by the coding sequence ATGACCCTCCAGCTGGTTCTCGGACTCGTCGCCGTAGTGGTGAGCGTCGTCGCCTGGGGCGTGTTCGTCGCCGGCGTCTGGAAGATGATCAAGATCATCCGGCTCGGCCAGCCGGACGGGACGCGCACGGGCCCGTTCTGGCCGCGGCTCAAGACGTTGGTCGTCGAGTTCGTCGCGCACACCAGGATGGCCAAGTTCCGCTCGGTCGCCCCGTGGCACTGGATGGTGATGTGGGGCTTCCTCATCGGCTCCGCGGTGCTGTTCGAGGCCTACGGCGAGGTGTTCGACCCGCGCTTCCACTGGCCGGTCATCGGCACGTGGTCGCTGTGGCTGCTGCTCGTCGAACTGCTGGGCCTGGGCACCGTCGTCGGTGGTGTGGCCCTCGCCGTCATCCGCCAGCGCAACCACCCGCGCCGCGCCGACCGCGTCTCGCGCTTCGCCGGTTCCAGCTTCAGGTCGGCGTACTTCGTCGAGGCCGTCGTCATCATCGAAGGCCTCGGCATCCTGCTCGTGAAGGCGTTCAAGCAGTCGAGCGGCCTCGAGTCCGCGCCGCTGTGGACGTCGTTCGTGACCCAGCCGCTCGCTTCCCTGCTGCCGGCCGCACCGATCTGGGTGTCGGTCATGGCGCTGGTCAAGCTGCTGAGCGGCATGATCTGGCTGGTCGTGGTCGGCCGGAACCTGACCATGGGCATCGCCTGGCACCGGTTCTCTGCGTTCTTCAACATCTACTTCAAGCGCGAGGACGACGGCGGCGTCGCCCTGGGCGCCCTGAAGCCGATGATGTCCGGCGGCAAGGTGCTCGACCTGGAGGAGGCCGATCCCGACAAGGACGTGTTCGGCGTCGGCAAGGTCGAGGACTTCAGCTGGAAGGGCTGGCTCGACTTCTCCACCTGCACCGAGTGCGGCCGCTGCCAGTCGCAGTGCCCGGCCTGGAACACCGGCAAGCCGTTGTCCCCCAAGATGGTCATCACGCAGCTGCGCGACCACGCGTTCGCCAAGGCCCCGTACCTGCTGGCCGGCGGCTCGCGTGACATGGCAGGCGACGAGGTCGGCCTGACCGAGGACAAGTACGAGGACTACAAGAAGCGCCTCGAGTCGATCGACGTGCTGGCGATGGCCGAGTCCGAGCGCCCGCTGGTCGGCGGCCCCGACGAGCTGGGTGTCATCGACCCCGAGGTGCTGTGGTCCTGCACGACCTGCGGTGCCTGCGTCGAGCAGTGCCCGGTCGACATCGAGCACGTCGACCACATCGTCGACATGCGCCGCTACCAGGTGCTGATCGAGTCGAACTTCCCGACCGAGCTCGGCGGCATGTTCAAGAACCTGGAGAACAAGGGCAACCCCTGGGGCCAGAACGCCAAGGACCGCCTCGCGTGGACCGAGGGCCTGGACTTCGAGGTGCCGGTCTTCGAGGGCGAGCTCGGCGACGCCGAGTACCTGTTCTGGGTCGGCTGCGCCGGCGCGTTCGAGGACCGCGCGAAGAAGACCACCCGCGCCGTGGCCGAGCTGCTGCACACCGCGGGCGTCAAGTACACGGTCCTCGGCCCGGAGGAGACCTGCACCGGCGACCCGGCCCGCCGCGCCGGCAACGAGTTCCTCTTCCAGATGCTCGCGCAGCAGAACGTCGAGGTCCTGAACGCGGTCTTCGAAGACCGCCCGGCCGGCCAGCGCAAGATCGTCGTGACGTGCGCGCACTGCTTCAACACGCTCGCGAACGAGTACCCGCAGGTCGGTGGCACCTACGAGGTCGTGCACCACACGCAGCTGCTGAACAAGCTGGTCCGCGAACGCCGCCTGGTCCCGGTCGCACCGGTCACCGAGGACGTGACCTACCACGACCCGTGCTACCTGGGCCGCCACAACAAGGTCTACGAGGCCCCGCGCGAGCTCATCGGCGCATCCGGCGCGAAGCTGCGCGAGATGCCGCGCCACGAAGAGCGCTCGATGTGCTGCGGCGCCGGCGGCGCGCGCATGTGGATGGAAGAGCGCATCGGCAAGCGCATCAACCTCGACCGCGTCGACGAGGCCCTGGGCACCGCGCCGTCGAAGATCGCGACCGGCTGCCCGTTCTGCCGCGTGATGCTGACCGACGGCGTGACCGCGCGGCAGTCCGACGGCCAGGCGGGCGCGCACGTCGAGGTCGTGGACGTGGCACAGATGCTGCTGGAGTCGGTGCGGCGGGGCACGGAGAAGGCCGACACGCCGACGGACGAGGTGCCGACGGGCACGCCGCTGCCGGACGAGGACAAGTCGAAGGTCTGA
- a CDS encoding sodium:solute symporter family protein: MGTLDWIVVVGYFFVMVGIGLWSRGRVHNIADFFTAGGKMPWWLSGISHHMSGYSAVMFVAFASEAYRLGLTVYVWWSLTIGIGVGIGAFLFAPRWNRLRSKHDVKSPLEYLAKRYNVPTQQVMAYAGALLKVVDIAAKWAAVAILLRGFAGVPITWGIVIIGLVTMVYSVLGGLWADALTDFGQFIIQAAAGFAMFFAVAGTLGWGFPVTIWDKLPDSHSDPLAGPYTSTFLMALFLIKTLEYNGGMWNLAQRYMAAPSGFAAKRSALLSSALWLVWPLVLFFPMWAAPLIVPGLEGAQAENAYIEMGKQMLPAGMIGLVLAGFFSHTMAMVSSDANVIAAVINRDMLPHIWKKVKTFSADNQLVLARVTTFLFIGVSMIIAIASGGQGFVLKVVVDLVAATMGPIAIPLMLGLLPWFRKIGSTAAIASVVGGLGMWAFLYIEQMNKAAWVTKGVLVSWPLLLSLVLYLSIGFLKKEPSTERDVLLDSLNSDEREGEPVKA, encoded by the coding sequence ATGGGCACCCTCGATTGGATCGTGGTTGTCGGCTATTTCTTCGTGATGGTCGGCATCGGGCTCTGGTCGCGTGGGCGAGTCCACAACATCGCCGACTTCTTCACCGCGGGCGGCAAGATGCCGTGGTGGTTGTCCGGCATCTCGCACCACATGTCGGGCTACAGCGCGGTCATGTTCGTCGCGTTCGCGTCCGAGGCGTACCGGCTCGGGCTCACGGTCTACGTGTGGTGGTCGCTGACGATCGGCATCGGCGTCGGCATCGGCGCGTTCCTGTTCGCGCCGCGGTGGAACCGGCTGCGCTCGAAGCACGACGTCAAGTCGCCGCTCGAGTACCTGGCCAAGCGCTACAACGTGCCCACCCAGCAGGTCATGGCCTACGCGGGCGCACTGCTCAAGGTCGTGGACATCGCCGCGAAGTGGGCGGCCGTCGCGATCCTGCTCCGCGGCTTCGCGGGCGTCCCCATCACCTGGGGCATCGTCATCATCGGCCTGGTCACGATGGTCTACTCCGTGCTCGGCGGCCTGTGGGCCGACGCGCTCACCGACTTCGGCCAGTTCATCATCCAGGCGGCCGCGGGCTTCGCGATGTTCTTCGCCGTGGCCGGCACGCTTGGCTGGGGCTTCCCCGTGACGATCTGGGACAAGCTCCCGGACAGCCACAGCGACCCGCTCGCCGGCCCGTACACGTCGACGTTCCTCATGGCGCTCTTCCTGATCAAGACGCTGGAGTACAACGGCGGCATGTGGAACCTGGCCCAGCGCTACATGGCCGCGCCGTCCGGTTTCGCCGCCAAGCGCTCCGCCCTGCTCTCGTCCGCGCTGTGGCTCGTCTGGCCGCTCGTGCTGTTCTTCCCGATGTGGGCCGCGCCGCTGATCGTCCCGGGCCTCGAAGGTGCCCAGGCGGAGAACGCCTACATCGAGATGGGCAAGCAGATGCTGCCCGCCGGCATGATCGGCCTCGTCCTGGCCGGCTTCTTCTCGCACACGATGGCCATGGTTTCGTCGGACGCGAACGTCATCGCCGCCGTGATCAACCGCGACATGCTGCCGCACATCTGGAAGAAGGTGAAGACGTTCTCGGCCGACAACCAGCTGGTGCTGGCCAGGGTCACGACGTTCCTCTTCATCGGCGTCAGCATGATCATCGCCATCGCCTCAGGCGGCCAGGGCTTCGTGCTCAAGGTGGTGGTCGACCTGGTCGCCGCCACGATGGGCCCGATCGCGATCCCGCTGATGCTCGGCCTGCTCCCGTGGTTCCGCAAGATCGGCTCAACGGCGGCCATCGCCTCGGTCGTCGGCGGCCTCGGCATGTGGGCGTTCCTCTACATCGAGCAGATGAACAAGGCCGCGTGGGTCACCAAGGGCGTGCTCGTCTCGTGGCCCCTGCTGCTCTCGCTGGTGCTCTACCTGTCGATCGGCTTCCTGAAGAAGGAGCCCTCCACCGAGCGTGACGTCCTGCTCGACTCGCTCAACTCCGACGAGCGCGAGGGCGAGCCCGTCAAGGCCTGA
- a CDS encoding SdrD B-like domain-containing protein — translation MRLQYRAVAVAVALPLMFTTGTALAQAGGTVGGVVFKDLNGDGVQQDAEPGIGGVHVVVRTADGTPSAHPTDAAGKWSARLPLGTYAAGYVDPKLGNTTHSNVEFTLGDTAKVDFGLRGGQICGLAWHDRDEDGRNNGEAGLAGRIIALNGTPEHAVTGADGGYCLEDLPAGVHQLKFSRKSDDPFVPTKPGGDSKFHWLTSATGAIHLAKGQVVKNVDLGLMAQRTDLRATGLTFDRDPANAWRVGDTLTVYGGVMAGGNAPQTLGGTLTLPEGLRITGTAGGLGDVALVQGQQVVVPFGPLREPGVNEALGVRVVVEKPFTAAEVRWEAGSSTRDTDLTDNVLTQAVSATSAELIVSAFE, via the coding sequence ATGAGGTTGCAGTACCGGGCGGTGGCCGTTGCCGTCGCATTGCCGCTCATGTTCACGACGGGCACCGCGCTCGCCCAAGCCGGGGGAACCGTCGGCGGTGTCGTCTTCAAGGACCTCAACGGTGACGGCGTCCAGCAGGACGCCGAGCCGGGCATCGGCGGTGTGCACGTCGTCGTCCGAACCGCGGACGGCACGCCCTCAGCGCACCCGACCGACGCCGCCGGCAAGTGGAGCGCGAGGCTCCCGCTGGGGACGTACGCCGCCGGCTACGTCGACCCGAAGCTCGGCAACACCACGCACTCCAACGTCGAGTTCACCCTCGGCGACACCGCCAAGGTCGACTTCGGCCTGCGCGGCGGCCAGATCTGCGGCCTCGCGTGGCACGACCGGGACGAGGACGGCCGCAACAACGGCGAGGCCGGGCTGGCCGGTCGGATCATCGCGCTCAACGGGACCCCCGAGCACGCCGTGACCGGTGCGGACGGCGGCTACTGCCTCGAGGACCTGCCCGCGGGGGTCCACCAGCTCAAGTTCAGCCGGAAGTCCGACGACCCGTTCGTGCCCACCAAGCCGGGCGGCGACTCGAAGTTCCACTGGCTCACCTCGGCCACGGGAGCGATCCACCTCGCCAAGGGCCAGGTCGTGAAGAACGTCGACCTGGGGCTGATGGCGCAGCGGACCGACCTCAGGGCCACCGGCCTGACCTTCGACCGCGATCCCGCGAACGCGTGGCGGGTCGGCGACACCCTCACCGTCTACGGCGGGGTCATGGCCGGCGGCAACGCGCCGCAGACCCTCGGCGGCACGCTGACCCTGCCGGAGGGACTGCGCATCACGGGCACGGCCGGCGGCCTCGGCGACGTCGCGCTCGTGCAGGGGCAGCAGGTGGTCGTGCCGTTCGGGCCGCTGCGGGAGCCGGGCGTCAACGAGGCGCTCGGTGTTCGGGTCGTGGTGGAGAAGCCGTTCACCGCGGCCGAGGTGCGGTGGGAGGCCGGGAGCAGCACGCGCGACACGGACCTGACCGACAACGTGCTCACGCAGGCGGTCAGCGCCACGTCCGCCGAGCTGATCGTTAGTGCATTCGAGTGA
- a CDS encoding cation diffusion facilitator family transporter: protein MSDKPQGSGESTLTVVLALLVNLAIAIMKAIAGVLTGSAAILSEAAHSVADTFTEALLLTALRRSDRPADRRHPFGYGKERYFWSLLAAVSIFASGAVFAFYEGFRTVFGEPEEQTRPLVGYVVLGLAFALESVSWTQAFRQVRAESAKHGKGFWAFLRESDDPTVKTVFLEDSAALIGLVLAFSGLGLHQLTGSSVWDGIASLAIGVLLALVAYILARTNRGLLIGRQADPVMVRAIWKWLGDLPEVDAVVDVLTMLIGTDRVLLCARLDFDDTLSAHELELACVRISSELHTSFPDLDEIFLEPVPRTDPDLRRRVLERYGI from the coding sequence ATGAGCGACAAGCCGCAGGGCTCAGGTGAAAGCACGCTGACCGTCGTACTCGCCCTGCTGGTGAACCTGGCGATCGCCATCATGAAAGCCATCGCGGGTGTTTTGACCGGTTCCGCGGCAATTCTCTCCGAGGCCGCGCACTCGGTGGCCGACACGTTCACCGAGGCCCTGCTGCTCACGGCCCTGCGCCGCTCCGACCGCCCGGCCGACCGCCGCCACCCGTTCGGCTACGGCAAGGAACGCTACTTCTGGTCCCTGCTGGCCGCGGTCTCGATCTTCGCCTCGGGCGCGGTGTTCGCGTTCTACGAAGGCTTCCGCACGGTCTTCGGCGAACCGGAGGAACAGACCCGCCCACTGGTCGGCTACGTCGTGCTGGGCCTGGCCTTCGCACTGGAGTCGGTGTCGTGGACGCAGGCGTTCCGCCAGGTCCGCGCCGAGTCCGCCAAGCACGGCAAGGGTTTCTGGGCGTTCCTGCGCGAGTCCGACGACCCGACGGTGAAGACCGTGTTCCTGGAGGACTCCGCAGCCCTGATCGGCCTGGTCCTCGCGTTCTCCGGCCTGGGCCTGCACCAGCTGACCGGCTCGTCGGTGTGGGACGGCATCGCCTCGCTCGCCATCGGCGTCCTGCTCGCCCTGGTCGCCTACATCCTCGCCCGCACCAACCGCGGCCTCCTGATCGGCCGCCAGGCAGACCCGGTGATGGTGCGCGCGATCTGGAAGTGGCTGGGCGACCTGCCGGAGGTCGACGCCGTGGTGGACGTCCTGACGATGCTGATCGGCACCGACCGCGTGCTGCTGTGCGCCCGCCTCGACTTCGACGACACCCTGAGCGCCCACGAACTGGAGCTCGCCTGCGTGCGCATCTCGTCGGAGTTGCACACGTCGTTCCCGGACCTGGACGAGATCTTCCTGGAGCCGGTCCCGCGCACCGACCCGGACCTGCGCCGGCGGGTGCTGGAGCGGTACGGGATCTAG
- the dcd gene encoding dCTP deaminase, with the protein MLLSDQDLRKEVESGRLALDPFDVEMLQPSSIDVRLDRFFRVFNNTKYTHIDPAKQQDDLTSLVETPAGEQFVLHPGEFVLGSTYEMVTLPDDLAGRLEGKSSLGRLGLLTHSTAGFIDPGFSGHITLELSNVANLPITLHPGMKIGQLCLFKLSSPAEHPYGSTQAGSRYQGQRGPTPSRAYLNFHQTDTRR; encoded by the coding sequence GTGCTGCTGAGTGACCAGGATCTGCGCAAAGAGGTCGAGTCGGGCCGGCTCGCGCTCGACCCGTTCGACGTCGAGATGCTCCAACCGAGCAGCATCGACGTGCGGCTCGACCGGTTCTTCCGGGTCTTCAACAACACGAAGTACACCCACATCGACCCGGCGAAGCAGCAGGACGACCTGACGAGCCTGGTCGAGACGCCGGCAGGCGAGCAGTTCGTGCTGCACCCTGGCGAGTTCGTGCTCGGCAGCACCTACGAGATGGTGACGCTGCCGGACGACCTGGCCGGGCGGTTGGAGGGCAAGTCGAGCCTCGGCAGGCTCGGGTTGCTCACGCACTCCACCGCCGGGTTCATCGACCCCGGCTTCAGCGGGCACATCACGCTGGAGCTCTCCAACGTCGCGAACCTGCCGATCACGCTGCACCCAGGCATGAAGATCGGGCAGCTCTGCCTGTTCAAGCTGTCGAGCCCGGCGGAGCACCCGTACGGCTCGACGCAGGCCGGTAGCCGGTACCAGGGGCAGCGGGGGCCGACGCCGAGCCGCGCCTACCTGAACTTCCACCAGACCGACACCCGTCGCTAG
- a CDS encoding LuxR C-terminal-related transcriptional regulator — protein sequence MLPPGRPAPGVALIDPVPLYREGLSSLVRRTTGLRWLGATGHRHAAVRLLEHLRPDVLLIDSMLDPVGRLTRALVERDRGLVVIGLVRDAHTHANYVTTALEAGVRGVVPRSAEPEQVVRVIAESLRTRGYVHPDLRCTERPTLTRREYEVLTLISDGLENQEVAEQLTVSVETVRTHVKGILRKLSARDRTHAVSLAYRSGLLLSPPAVLE from the coding sequence ATGCTCCCGCCCGGCCGGCCTGCTCCCGGGGTCGCGCTGATCGACCCCGTACCGCTCTACCGCGAGGGCCTGTCCTCGCTGGTCCGGCGGACCACCGGGCTGCGCTGGCTCGGGGCGACGGGACACCGGCACGCCGCGGTGCGCCTGCTGGAGCACCTGCGGCCGGACGTGCTGCTGATCGACTCGATGCTCGACCCGGTCGGCCGGCTGACCAGGGCGCTCGTCGAACGAGACCGGGGCCTGGTGGTGATCGGGCTGGTCAGGGATGCGCACACGCATGCGAACTACGTCACGACCGCACTGGAGGCGGGCGTTCGTGGCGTGGTTCCGCGCTCGGCGGAGCCGGAACAGGTCGTGCGGGTGATCGCCGAGTCCCTCCGGACCCGCGGGTATGTGCACCCCGACCTGCGCTGCACGGAACGACCGACGCTCACCCGGCGCGAGTACGAGGTCCTCACGCTCATCTCGGACGGCCTGGAGAACCAGGAGGTCGCCGAACAGCTCACCGTGTCCGTGGAGACCGTGCGGACGCACGTGAAGGGCATCCTTCGCAAGCTGAGCGCGCGCGACCGCACGCACGCGGTGT